The Topomyia yanbarensis strain Yona2022 chromosome 3, ASM3024719v1, whole genome shotgun sequence nucleotide sequence CACGTGTTCACCAGGAGTGTAAACGCGACGATGGACGGAATTGATgcggagtggtgaatataaatgtcCTCGCTGTTCACGGCTTATCTATTTTACCTTattattccacgataccccgagattgaatCAAAAGAACTAAATTttgggtagtttttcgtatgCGTGTACATAATCTAAAATTTattattatcaatatttttcattattcATTTATTAGGGTTTCAGCCTCGAGAGTGAgccttttttaaaataatatgcGATTCAATCTAGTGGGTAAATGGAGAACAGTGAATCTAGATATGCAAAgtatgcaaactaggctcgatggAACTATCTAAGTCAGTCTTGGATCACATACGTTTGgagcaacatcagatgttgcttcaagcacTAGGTGAAAATATACCTGTTTTTGTGCATACATTTGTTTTGTAgagtgtattttttttatacaaaatATGCTCaccactagagtgggacatggttatatgaaaaaattaaatttcgctccgagtaactttttgggtcccatttagctcccagaacaactctgcaaatttttagctcgatcggtgaaactatatttttgcgcccatggtttaaaatttacatgggatttcgtatggggaaatcgtcTCTTGCAAATTAAATCTtacaagagtcgcccgttacctcctaaaaatagatagatgtctaatttttataggaaatttgccaaggaaacaaagtctagaataccacgaaacgatctgatgcttgcggaaagttattaagcaaaaccGATTGATACCCtgaagattaatgaaaattttacttttcatagcatcactgctgctgaaggtcgaattatatacaaaatctttaattttctcttattatgtactcaatttatccctcaaaactcttgcgaagtagtcaaacagtatagataaatgatttagacacattaagagatgatcaaaacaaaattgcatatatttggacaaccaacaacagtactgctagaaaaaatgaatgttatcaatcgtcagagcatcaattggtttagcttaataacttttttctcgagcgtcagatcgtttcgtagctttcgagactttgtttgtCAAATTTCCTAGAAAaaccacataacggtttatttctaggaagcaatgggcgactcctggaggaattattttgtgaatgttaattttcccatataaaattccatgtaaactttgaacagtgggcgcaaaaatatagtttctgggatcaatctaagaattttcacagatgttctaggacccaaatggtaccaaAAAAGTttctcggagctggaatctattttttgtcccaccctactcaCCACTGTTCGAtgtagttgtaaatttttactcattttcgcgtttgtgatatGTTTTATTCGGGCAAATAGGTTAGacattctcacagtcacgtcatctagtgactagaagaaaaattCCTTCCAACTATTCGGTCAACCGAATATTCGGGCCGAATACCAGCAGATTTTTATTTAAGCCGAATATACGGTACACCGAataattaaacattaaatattcGGTATTCGGCAGAAAGCCGAATAGTACTATTCGGTGCATCTGgtaaatttattgatttattttgtttgtttatgttcgaaaatccgaaattcttgtAGAGGTGCCTAGGCCGCCTGGACAAAAGGGTCTGCCAGGCatataagaacccgagtagtggccaACCCCCTACTTACACTTGGTAAGTCCAAACTGGTGTCGAAGGAGGTCAATTAAAGTTGTATGGCGTATTCTTGATGGTTATGTCTTTTTCGTTTCAGATAGATAGTATTCGCGCcagcagaagaaaagaaatGGCGGATCTTATGACAGAGATTTCGAGTCTATAAGACGAcagatgtctcgatagtaagcacagaggttctgtttgccaacgaggaatatgaaccgaaactgtcttttggtataagtacCAAACCCCTGGAACTATGCGAAATTCCCAATTgagaaaaattttggacaaggccaattttttttgtgcataaggacacaagatcttacataaagtatggtttttttgttttagtgtttcggattctcctcgtcagtaactagcaccatctgggtgtcagTTAGCCCATGTATCTAaactacacacagaaaaaaatattggtaaaagtaagagtgttccgctcttagcaaaaaacggcaattattaggttgaaagtaaaacttttaaattaatcaagaataataatcaaagtaaaagttttccttttaagcaaatgaagaatagtactcaaaacaaaagttttatttttgaactaagagttggttgttttttgctaagtgtGAAAAACgcttatttttaccaactttTTTCTGTGTGTTGTACCCAagttagcactagttagacactattctggttacagttgaaaactggaaaatctaaccagcgacaatcgtattttctctggttctaaACAATAGAATCCCGTCGGAAGTAGTGCGTTGTTttcgtacaatgatgcgctatcctaaattccaaaaagccacacgtcttgcgtgaacactaaaccactggcttatactatcgagacatcactcggtgtAAGCCAGtagtttagtgttcacgcaagacgtgtgactttttggaatttagtgcaCAACTattgctaatttgggtactagtttagacacccagatggtgctagttactgacgaggagaatccgaaacactaaaacaaaaaaaccatactGTTAGTATGTTTACCGTACCCATTAATAGTCGATTGCTTCGCTTCGTACCCGAGGGGCAGTTCACtccccattcaaagtgaatttaaaATACACGACTGAAGAAATACACGAGAAATACTTCACTACACCTTAATACATTTAATACGTCAAAAATACACCACTACACTAAAAATACGTTACTggcgaaagattttttcaaTACGCCGAAAATGCGATAATACACAAAAATACGTTATTGccggaaacatttttcaatgcgCCGATTATCATCCAATTCGTCAAGTAGTACACTGTGAATACAAGCCGTACAAACATTACATTAATTTCATGATGGATAAAACAAATTCAgtatattttattagtttttatcATAACAAGGCGTATGTTATTTAAGctagattgtttacttttcttcGGAATACGAACTCAAAGGAAacggactcagaatcggttgaatGATTTAAGTAAGATGCAGGCAGAAATCATTAAGAATTCCTATTGGTTTAACTGGGAGGTACAAGGTTTTAATCTTTGGAGCCTAAAGATTACAAACATCCCGTACATTTGAAAATACTCCCAGGGTACGTGAACATTGGAAATCCGAAACTTCTTAGCAGCATAAGTCAGAAATTTTTGAACAAGAATTTGCTCGTATAAATGTCATAAATAATATGTTATTGTTTGTCTTAAATAGTCAAACTAAGCCCACAAACTTGCATGTTCGAAGTTTGCATTGTGACAGATAATTTTTTAGATTAATAGGTTACATAGGGTTGCcacggagactccggttttcggaaaCGAATTCCGGGccttacatcaatttctccgggtttggtcaGAATAagcataatttcaatttttacttttcacaaaatatttaataagtctaagttaactattgctctggttcagatttattttacccgactaacccttcgtttcaagaaGGCGAAGATAAGTTTACTAAATATTTccgatttctttcacaaagaaatgaaaatgaaaaacaaatcaaattcactacaaattaaggaaagtaatatttcactatatgctacaatttaaatgttgcatcccactaagtcgctcaaaatggtgtaaaaaagttattttgctgcaattttaccaaaataATCACTGTTAGTGGTACTTAGCACCAGCTGTACCAAGGTATGGTAGATTTGTTCTGATCCAACTGGCTAggccaacatcaaacgagttcttccggtgttgttgtTACTCCTGTTGCGATCCGTAACTGTTGGCTaaggaggtgagttttgcccctttgttgcgaactctggtgatgaataaccgacaccacatatgCTATGTGATGCTGCTgccctgcctcctttgctcgcattttcctgttagttgtggaggcgAGCAATACTCAATCGACttgtcctccacagcgagagtagtaGATGCTTTTGTATTcgtggcacttagtcggggaagttaaatactacaccagattaaattatagctttactttaacgtagtaataataaacaattaaattgctctaaaatgccgagcaatcgttttgatttcaatttctctctagttaaactgaaaatccaccacccttcaggtcagtgaaaatctctaggtcaaagcctctcaagaggtggcaaccctaaggtTACATTTGAAACCAGCACCATAGTTTGGGGAATAGGGTGAAATCGAATCCAACGCTCGTTGGATTGAGAATTCAAAACACAAGAATCCATCGTCTGCAAATTACCAGTTGCTGCTGATCAACTTGCAGGAAGGAGTTCAGCCATAACTTTAAGTCCAGTTGGAATTCTGATTGGTTTCTGCCAGAACTCATGGTCCACTGACAGAAACGAGTCTAATACAGACAGCAGGAATTTCGGTTGATTTGACTGAGGAGCATGTCAATCTCTAAAATAAATTCAGCGAATACTGCAGTGATTAAATATAACACCGCGTTGCTCAAAAACGATGCTGAAGTATGCCTAATTAGTTTTCACCCAACTAAACATAAAGGTTATTTCAATTACATGTACAGCAAGACCAGCATATCTGGCAAATTTTCCCGATTATTACTATTCCTACTCTTCaaatcaataatgaaaaaagacCCTAGTAATCCCATTTGTGCAAAATTATTCCATTTGCATTCTACACCAACATATAAGCGTCAGAATTCTATAACATACGGCTTCAATTGATTGTTCAACAATACTACAATAATTGCATACAGGTATACGTTTTAGTGCACTAATTCATAATAATTATGAAATAATTCgccaatatacataatacatTGTATTTCGTGAACAATACACAAATACGTCTTTAATACTCTAATACATAAGAATTATAAACAAAATCATTAATACACAAAATACATATCATTTCACGAAAAATACACAAATCGAAAATACTGGAGTGAATCGCCCCTCGTTCGTACCTAGGGAATAAAAAGGAGATTAGGGAGAGACATAACAAGCCGAACAAAAGCTGAATAATTGCATCTCCAACAGATTTAATCAGCAGCTTTATGTAAAAGTTGAACAAGTTTTGATTACATGTGGAAAAAACTCAATACCAGCCAACTTAATCAGAAATAGTGGAGCGAATGTTATGCGATACATTGAACTGCGACTGAACAAATGCTATTACATCAGCCCTTATAAGAAAatgctgaataaattctccaattTCAACAGGTTAAGTATTGAATAGCAGTCGCTTGTGTATGAAAAAAGGCAGCTAATCAGCATAAGCTGATTAAAATATATTACACAAACttttaataattataataataattccagcaaattattaattttcataaaaacaatatagtggaaacaaaatggacgaaaaattgataaatttcaaaataatcatttttgttaattattttgtaacaatttttatcaaagtACGTGAAAACTAATTAACATTAATTGCTTCTCAGTGGAGCGTATTATTCTGAACCACCCTGTATTTTCAAAGAGGTCTAAAAATTTATACTTCAATGTGAATACGgtgcagcgatgccacatgtttttttgaaatgtctgcagaagaataactaaaatgtctgtaaaagtctgtagatggttgtgtaaatcctagttacactaaaattttactttaaaattagattgaaagtagaattctattgtgaagaaatcactcgtattcgaaaaccgttattctagtgcaattttactaaacactattacccttttaaaagtctgtagatctctggctacgtctgtaggagacatcaaaagtctgtaaaatacagacatgtctgtaaatctggcatcgctgataCGGTGCAACATATTTATAAACATTAATTTttgccaaagagaatagggaaagagacgaatagtgtgaagccaaaaataccttattgagcagaccaatcgtgcaatgtaaataaacattactcatgcttgagttggaggagataagtattgtacttctatcaaaaaagaaatttgaatcttcgtcagaatttagttcaatcgtgattgtaaggtgcattctagagtatatgtatgagtaaaaataagctttagaattatttcatctctttgtttcgaaatgcacatcgtttgataaacaaaatccatcgatcgacatacggtttgttttcaaaatataataggagtcatttaaagtgctgcctgtagaagcggttgccaaaattctagtgttgaaatcatcataaagggagtgttgccgttttgactgattttcactcttcgtctctttcactattctctttgatttTTGCAATTTTCTTGTAAAGCAATATAGTTACAGTGTGCACTGTTTGTAAtttgtagttttattgcatACGAAAATCTGTTAGTTTACACTGTACATCAGGTCAACTGTTAACTGTTCAAGGAAATTAAAAGGAATAACTTTTATCAAAATCCAGGTAAAAACATTAGTACATTAAATAGGAAAATTTACATTAATATAATGCAACAAAAAACGCGGCTCTTTGCAATGTAGACTAATCGACCATGTGCAGCATTGCGGAAGACGATTTTGGCGACGAGGGTGGTTTGCACGTGATGAAGGAAGAATCACCCACCCCCAGTACGGCGGGTTCAATAACAGATGAATGCTGTCGCAAGTGCAACCAGAACCAGGctgtattgaagctgaacctgaAGGAACCTCAGTGTCGCGATTGTTTCCTGCACTACGTTCGACATAAGTTCCGAGCTGCACTCGGATCGACTAAGATCGTCCGTCGGGGAGCAAAGGTTCTGGTTGTGTTCAATGGTTCTCGAGAAAATGTGGTTATGCTGGATATGATACGCTACGGATTGCAACAAGAATCattcaaaaaattaagaatcgatcCTGTGGTGCTTTTCGTAAGCGAGGACTTTTTAGCAACGGATCAGAAGAAACGATTGAAAGCGATAGAGGACAAACTGAACGTGCTAAAACAATTCGAGTTTTCATCATATGTTACTGTTCTTGGAGGACTTGAGTGTTGCAGCTTGAATGAAGCCAATTTGTTGGAAAACTTTGTAGACAGTCAAGAAAAACTTGAAACGATTTTAAAAGGCATCAAAAGTACTACTTCAAAGCAGGATTTTATAGTGCAAATTAGAAGACAAACATATAAAACCTTCGCGAAAAAACTCGAATGTGGTTATATCTTTTTGTCTGCCATTGGGCTAGACCTCGCCAAAACACTTCTCTCCAACGTTGCTCTTGGGAGAGGACGATCCCTTGCTTCTGACATTGCATTCTGTGATGATCGCGACGAAGAACGAAAGATTATCAGACCCATGCGTGATTTAAACCCGGATGAAATAGACAACTATTTGACTTTTTCAGAGAACCAACTGAATTATGTCGTGCTGGAAGATCCTTTTAAAAATAGCCCAAGTCTTCAGAACCTAACTAGCCAGTTCGTAGATGGTCTACAGAAAACCTTTCCTTCGACAGTTTCCACGGTGTTTCGAACAGGAGATAAATTATGCACACAGATTGCTCCGGCTACGGTGGGACAAACAGGTGATGATGAAGATTTGCTAAACCTGTTTGAAAAGTCATTACAGCTAAACGTATCCAACTCTTTGCCGACAAGGTGCAAGTTTTGTCATTCTGCTTTAGATTTTCAAGGATCCAGCGCACTTTTTGCAACGGAATTCTCACGAATGGTATCCTCGCGTATCAATGTAGAGCTGAGTCATGAGGAAATAGTTGAGAGCACGCGCCAAATGGAGCAAGATGCCGCTAAAGCAGTTAACGGTGAAGTTGAAGGTGATGGGCAGGAAATGGAATCGCTTAGGAAAGAATTGTGCCATAGCTGTAGGAACATCTTTCTGGACTTTTCCTCCGAATGATGTTTATGCATCCAACCCGTGGTGGTCGCACAAATTGTAAAgcaggggccctattctcacagtcacgtcacctagtgactagaaggaaattttcctcgtcaccaagtgacgtgactgtgagaatagggccccagatGGGCAAAAGAATATGGAATCGTGGACTAATTGAATAAAACCGagttaaattttgaaaaaaatattacgaaaatagATTGCTGCGTCTTAAGTTGTAACACTCATCCTTTTTATTTCAATCGATAGTAACACAATAGGGTAATCCTTTTAATTTCGTGTGTACACAAAATTTTATACACGAAAGTTAGCAAACCAAATGAATATAATCATAGGATTTTCTCTAACATTGCAACTGTAAATCGGAGCCATATCTCATATTTTATTGAACTTTGTTACTTATTCCTCTTACGCCTGTATACTAAACGTAGAGTCCCACGCTTTGGCATTGACCTGTTTAAGGACCGCTTTCAGTCCTTGACCTGGTCCACACTCAAACGTCCGAGGGAAATAATCCCCAACTTTTCTTTCGTATATATTGTGTAACGTTTGTTCCCACTTAACAGGTCGCACGATTTGTTTCGGCAACTGGTTCAGTACATGACCCGCATTACGGTATCGTTTGCCATCTACATTCGAGTGAACACTGATAATTGGATCCTCGATCTTTATCTTTTTCAGTGCCAGTGAAAAGGGCTCCACGGCGGAGGCCATCAACTCGGTGTGAAATGCTCCATTAACAGGGAGTCTTTTGATTCGTTTTATGCCAAACGTTTTCATGTTCGCTTCGAGGTATTTTAAAGCTTCTTCATTTCCAGCAATTACCTAGAGTAAATATCAATGAGTGTCTtgcaaaatcataaaaaaaatattaaatacctTGCAGCTAGGATACAAATAGTTTGCAATTTTGCACTCTGGATTTTCGATTCCTCGCAGTATACACCAGTTAACCGCTTCCTTGCAAGCTTCCCCTATCCGTGCATCCGGTCCATATAGCACTGTACACATGCCACTTTTGCTCTGCTCGCTAGCAAGTTGCATCGCTTCCGCTCTAATCTGCACAAGCCGGAGGGCTCTGTCGAACGGCAATGCCCCGGCAAATACCAACGCACTAATTTCTCCCAAACTAAATCCAGCTGTCGCGAAACAATTTTCAATCGCATTCGGACGTTCCTCTTTAAGCTGCTCCAGAGCGGCCAGTGATGAAACCATTACCGCCGGCTGGCAGTATATCGTTTGATCGAGTTTAGCTTTTGGGCCTTCTAGGCATAGTTTGAGAAGATCGTAACCGAGCACTTCATTGGCCAGTGCGAAGATATCCCGAGCACCAGGATATTTCAGCAAGCGTGACGCCATTCCGACAAACTGAGCGCCTTGACCGGGAAACAAAATAATAGTTGTTTCTCGTGGATCAATCTTCGGTCTGAT carries:
- the LOC131691302 gene encoding probable malonyl-CoA-acyl carrier protein transacylase, mitochondrial codes for the protein MYSKIVTRNLYRSSRLWRKTAPEKPAALGTDKVQELLDNAASFEDVRPHSEQDRWATLPYVDGTHFNRDQANKSIRPKIDPRETTIILFPGQGAQFVGMASRLLKYPGARDIFALANEVLGYDLLKLCLEGPKAKLDQTIYCQPAVMVSSLAALEQLKEERPNAIENCFATAGFSLGEISALVFAGALPFDRALRLVQIRAEAMQLASEQSKSGMCTVLYGPDARIGEACKEAVNWCILRGIENPECKIANYLYPSCKVIAGNEEALKYLEANMKTFGIKRIKRLPVNGAFHTELMASAVEPFSLALKKIKIEDPIISVHSNVDGKRYRNAGHVLNQLPKQIVRPVKWEQTLHNIYERKVGDYFPRTFECGPGQGLKAVLKQVNAKAWDSTFSIQA
- the LOC131691299 gene encoding cytoplasmic tRNA 2-thiolation protein 2 — its product is MCSIAEDDFGDEGGLHVMKEESPTPSTAGSITDECCRKCNQNQAVLKLNLKEPQCRDCFLHYVRHKFRAALGSTKIVRRGAKVLVVFNGSRENVVMLDMIRYGLQQESFKKLRIDPVVLFVSEDFLATDQKKRLKAIEDKLNVLKQFEFSSYVTVLGGLECCSLNEANLLENFVDSQEKLETILKGIKSTTSKQDFIVQIRRQTYKTFAKKLECGYIFLSAIGLDLAKTLLSNVALGRGRSLASDIAFCDDRDEERKIIRPMRDLNPDEIDNYLTFSENQLNYVVLEDPFKNSPSLQNLTSQFVDGLQKTFPSTVSTVFRTGDKLCTQIAPATVGQTGDDEDLLNLFEKSLQLNVSNSLPTRCKFCHSALDFQGSSALFATEFSRMVSSRINVELSHEEIVESTRQMEQDAAKAVNGEVEGDGQEMESLRKELCHSCRNIFLDFSSE